A genomic region of Aspergillus oryzae RIB40 DNA, chromosome 1 contains the following coding sequences:
- a CDS encoding uncharacterized protein (predicted protein) yields MDDLANRTEQITLNDSSKCLESKSSPDLAPFVASHLEVVYSSLKALPGVDFFRDIQHETTNDGSNNGVVDPLASLAALREYMASPASSAMGPVKQQNYSAPISDYFISSSHNTYLTGNQLYSDSDASAYTNVLLNGCRCVEIDVWDGERSSESASADDTSSSSSDSISERKIKQGSKRERLKSMAKRHSRLGSMSTKLGGLIGRKSSPEDVPLDSSAPVDPATEVPPPPEPQVLHGHTLTKGTTFRDVCYAIRDSAFVTSDLPVIVSLEVHASLEQQQAMVEIMEEAWKGMLVEVTPEKEATDPLPAPEDLKRKILIKVKYVAPTSEDKNEETPEGNGDELEALKQHANQGDLSSTDDKPSDAPPKKPSKILEALSRLAIFTKGFHFSHFEQPGNYSD; encoded by the exons ATGGACGACCTCGCCAATCGTACTGAACAAATCACGCTCAATGACTCGTCGAAGTGCCTAGAGTCGAAGAGCTCACCGGATCTTGCACCTTTTGTTGCGTCTCACCTGGAGGTGGTTTACAGCTCGCTCAAAGCCTTGCCCGGGGTTGATTTCTTCCGGGACATCCAACATGAGACTACTAACGACGGCAGTAACAATGGGGTTGTAGACCCCCTCGCTTCCCTAGCAGCGCTTCGAGAGTATATGGCTAGTCCGGCCTCTTCGGCAATGGGACCTGTCAAGCAGCAGAACTATTCTGCACCCATTAGTGACTATTTCATCTCTTCGAGCCATAACACTTACTTGACTGGGAACCAATTGTACAGCGATTCAGACGCCAGTGCTTATACAAAT GTCCTTTTAAATGGATGTAGATGCGTCGAGATCGATGTATGGGATGGCGAGCGAAGCTCCGAAAGTGCATCTGCTGATGACACaagcagtagtagtagcgATTCAATCTCTGAGAGAAAGATAAAGCAAGGgtcaaaaagggaaaggctCAAGAGTATGGCTAAACGACACTCACGCTTGGGGTCCATGTCAACCAAACTGGGGGGTCTCATAGGCCGCAAGTCATCTCCTGAGGACGTGCCTCTCGACAGCAGTGCCCCAGTGGATCCTGCGACTGAGGTCCCGCCACCCCCAGAGCCCCAGGTGCTTCATGGTCACACGCTTACAAAAGGGACCACATTCCGAGATGTGTGTTATGCTATCCGCGATAGTGCTTTTGTTACAAGTGACCTACCGGTGATTGTTAGCCTGGAAGTGCATGCATCTCTGGAACAACAACAGGCGATGGTAGAGATCATGGAGGAGGCCTGGAAAGGGATGCTGGTGGAAGTCACACCCGAGAAGGAGGCGACTGATCCACTGCCTGCACCGGAGGATCTAAAACGAAAGATCCTGATTAAAGTGAAATACGTGGCGCCGACGAGCGAAGACAAAAATGAGGAGACGCCAGAAGGCAATGGCGATGAGCTCGAGGCACTCAAGCAGCACGCCAACCAAGGTGACTTGAGTAGCACTGACGATAAGCCATCGGATGCACCCCCAAAGAAACCATCAAAGATTTTAGAAGCTCTTAGCAGACTGGCTATATTCACCAAAGGGTTCCATTTCAGTCACTTTGAACAACCAGGTAACTACTCTGATTGA
- a CDS encoding uncharacterized protein (predicted protein): MRIYPYGLRVNSSNLDPSFFWRRGAQVVALNWQNLDKGMMLNSAMFADEQGWVLKPQGYLSSDAPSTIVRRQLDLSIEFLAGQNIPLPPGHTNEKHFHPYVVCDLHVETPEDTTSPHTEDEGESETENHKQMIKSASGASPDFEGQMVQFPTLSGLVEELSFVRFKIKDDEFGRDSTAAWACIRLDRLQEGYRLVHLYDCSGAKTDGVLLVRIIKRIV, from the exons ATGCGGATTTACCCATACGGTCTGCGGGTGAATTCCTCGAATCTCGACCCCAGCTTCTTTTGGCGCCGGGGCGCGCAGGTGGTGGCATTGAACTGGCAGAACCTCGATAAAGGAATGATGCTTAACAGCGCCATGTTCGCTGATGAGCAAGGTTGGGTACTCAAACCGCAAGGATATCTGAGCTCCGATGCACCCTCTACTATCGTGCGTCGTCAGCTAGACCTTTCGATAGAGTTTCTCGCCGGCCAGAACATCCCCTTGCCTCCAGGACACACCAACGAGAAGCATTTTCACCCCTACGTGGTCTGCGACTTGCATGTCGAGACGCCCGAGGACACCACTTCGCCTCACACGGAAGACGAGGGCGAGTCAGAGACCGAGAACCATAAACAAATGATCAAGAGTGCCTCGGGTGCCAGCCCAGACTTTGAAGGCCAAATGGTCCAGTTTCCAACTTTATCTGGGCTAGTTGAAGAGTTATCTTTTGTCcg ATTCAAAATTAAAGACGATGAATTCGGACGAGACTCGACAGCCGCATGGGCTTGTATTAGATTAGATCGCCTCCAAGAAGGCTACCGCCTAGTCCACCTGTACGACTGTTCAGGAGCAAAAACCGATGGCGTCCTGCTAGTTCGTATCATCAAACGGATCGTCTAA